A region from the Lolium perenne isolate Kyuss_39 chromosome 4, Kyuss_2.0, whole genome shotgun sequence genome encodes:
- the LOC127332133 gene encoding caffeoylshikimate esterase-like, with translation MAPPRAPTPSTKYFWGDFPEPDEYYASLGLRHSESYYQSPSGRLFTHSFHPLSADVKAVVFMTHGYGSDSSWLFQHIAISYAQWGYAVYCADLLGHGRSDGVHGYLGDMESVARASLSFFLSVRKAAAYAPLPAFLLGESMGGAATLLMYLRSPPDAGWTGLIFSAPLFVIPDGMYPSRLWLFLYGLLLGFADTWAVLPDKRMVSRAIRDPEKLKVIASNPRLYRGAPRVGTMRELARITELLQESFGEVTAPFLTLHGTDDGLAAPEGSKMLYDRAPSEDKSLILYEGMYHSLIQGEPDESRDRVLADMRAWIDERVRRYGS, from the coding sequence ATGGCGCCACCGAGAGCGCCTACCCCGTCGACAAAGTACTTCTGGGGCGACTTCCCGGAGCCCGACGAGTACTACGCCTCGCTGGGGCTCCGCCACAGCGAGTCCTACTACCAGTCCCCCAGCGGCCGCCTCTTCACCCACTCCTTCCACCCGCTCTCCGCCGACGTGAAGGCCGTCGTGTTCATGACGCACGGATACGGCTCCGACTCGTCCTGGCTCTTCCAGCACATCGCCATCAGCTACGCGCAGTGGGGGTACGCCGTCTACTGCGCCGACCTCCTCGGCCACGGCCGCTCCGACGGCGTCCACGGCTACCTCGGCGACATGGAGTCCGTGGCCAGGGCgtccctctccttcttcctctCCGTCCGGAAGGCCGCCGCCTACGCGCCGCTCCCGGCCTTCCTCCTCGGCGAGTCCATGGGCGGCGCAGCCACGCTGCTCATGTACCTCCGCTCCCCGCCGGACGCCGGGTGGACGGGGCTAATCTTCTCCGCGCCGCTGTTCGTCATCCCGGACGGTATGTACCCGTCCCGCCTGTGGCTGTTCCTCTACGGCCTCCTCCTCGGGTTCGCCGACACGTGGGCCGTGCTCCCGGACAAGAGGATGGTGAGCAGGGCGATCCGGGACCCGGAGAAGCTCAAGGTCATCGCCTCCAACCCGAGGCTGTATCGCGGGGCGCCACGGGTGGGCACGATGCGGGAGCTGGCCCGCATAACGGAACTGCTCCAGGAGAGCTTCGGGGAGGTGACGGCGCCGTTCCTCACGCTGCACGGCACCGACGACGGACTCGCCGCGCCGGAGGGGTCCAAGATGCTGTACGACCGCGCGCCGAGCGAGGACAAGTCGCTCATACTATACGAAGGGATGTACCACTCGCTCATCCAGGGGGAGCCGGACGAGAGCCGCGATCGCGTGCTCGCTGACATGCGCGCCTGGATCGACGAGCGCGTCCGCCGCTACGGCAGCTAG
- the LOC127332134 gene encoding acyl carrier protein 2, mitochondrial → MAAAARNLVLRHLRVAAAPASAASIRPAAALQGRRWMSSEDAKGSFLDKDEVTERTIKVVKDFPKIEDPSKVKPDARFKDDLGLDSLDAVEVVMALEEEFCFEIPDDEADKIDSIKVAVDFIASHPKAK, encoded by the exons ATGGCGGCTGCGGCGAGGAACCTGGTGCTGCGGCACCTCCGCGTGGCCGCGGCCCCCGCGTCAGCGGCGTCCatccggccggcggcggcgctgcAGGGGCGGCGCTGGATGTCGTCGGAGGACGCCAAGGGGTCCTTCCTCGACAAGGACGAGGTCACCGAGCGCACCATCAAGGTCGTCAAGGACTTCCCCAAGATCGAAGACCCATCCAAG GTGAAACCAGATGCCCGCTTCAAGGATGATCTTGGCCTGGACAGCCTGGACGCGGTGGAGGTTGTGATGGCCTTGGAGGAGGAATTCTGTTTCGAGATCCCTGACGATGAAGCTGACAAGATTGACTCCATTAAAGTTGCGGTGGACTTCATCGCCTCACACCCCAAAGCCAAGTGA